Proteins encoded within one genomic window of Gallus gallus isolate bGalGal1 chromosome 1, bGalGal1.mat.broiler.GRCg7b, whole genome shotgun sequence:
- the P2RY8 gene encoding P2Y purinoceptor 8, which translates to MVKNGSHLDAETLAMLQNKAISITLPVVYTMVAIISIPGNFFSLWVLCWHIKPKTPSVIFMINLSITDLLLACCFPFQIFYHIQRNHWIFGKTLCSLVTVMFYSNMYSSILTMTCISIERYMGVVYPMKLIKWRRKRYALGACVIMWIFLLLAFYPLESTDLTYEVKELGIITCFDVLKWEMLPNFAAWVAFLLTLFVVLFLIPFIVTVGCYIGTIRKLIQTSSRYGNKQKTRSIYLAIIVLSVFITCFAPNNFILLAHMIVRLFYEGSLYPAYKLTLCLSCLNNCIDPFIYYFASKEFYQKFMQVFRPKVPLSDSLETRRESLFSGRTMSVRSMSSGPMDGLEGVKICLQRQESVF; encoded by the coding sequence ATGGTTAAAAACGGATCCCACCTGGACGCTGAAACGCTTGCAATGCTTCAAAATAAAGCTATCTCCATCACTCTCCCAGTGGTGTATACAATGGTGGCTATTATCAGTATCCCTGGcaattttttctccctttgggTGCTCTGCTGGCACATCAAACCCAAAACACCTTCTGTTATCTTCATGATCAACCTGAGCATCACGGatctgctgctggcctgctgctttcccttccaGATTTTTTATCACATTCAGAGGAATCACTGGATCTTTGGCAAGACTCTTTGCAGCCTCGTGACTGTGATGTTTTACTCCAACATGTATTCTTCCATACTGACTATGACCTGTATCAGCATAGAGAGGTACATGGGTGTGGTATATCCCATGAAGTTGATCaagtggaggagaaaaagataCGCCCTGGGTGCCTGCGTGATAATGTGGATTTTCTTGCTACTAGCTTTCTACCCATTGGAAAGCACGGATCTGACCTATGAAGTGAAAGAACTGGGGATTATAACCTGTTTTGATGTCCTCAAATGGGAAATGCTGCCCAACTTCGCAGCCTGGGTAGCCTTTCTTCTCACCCTATTTGTCGTGCTCTTCCTGATTCCTTTCATTGTAACAGTTGGATGCTACATAGGCACCATTCGGAAGCTTATTCAGACATCAAGCAGATATGGTAACAAGCAGAAGACTAGATCCATATACCTGGCAATTATAGTTCTTTCAGTATTCATTACTTGCTTCGCCCCCAATAATTTTATCCTACTTGCACATATGATTGTCCGTCTGTTTTACGAAGGGAGTTTGTACCCTGCCTACAAGCTCACCTTGTGCTTAAGTTGCCTCAACAACTGCATAGATCccttcatttattattttgcatcTAAAGAATTTTACCAGAAATTCATGCAAGTTTTTCGCCCTAAGGTACCACTCAGTGACAGCCTGGAAACCAGAAGGGAAAGCTTATTTTCCGGCAGGACCATGTCAGTCAGATCGATGTCAAGTGGACCTATGGATGGCCTAGAGGGAGTGAAGATCTGTTTGCAAAGGCAAGAAAGTGTGTTCTAG